A stretch of the uncultured Desulfobacter sp. genome encodes the following:
- a CDS encoding D-serine ammonia-lyase codes for MSAGRIAGKTIEQWHKALPLIKEIMAGKEVFWINPGYRSAGTAFKSIVLSCKDVADAQARLERFAPFIAKVFPQTWENNGIIESPLRPIPNMEEKLNLQGKFPVYGTLLLKCDNLLAVSGSIKARGGIYEVLKTAETLAVDNGLLDLDDDYSIFTTDKFKRFFSNYAIAVGSTGNLGLSIGIMGAALGFKVVVHMSADAALWKKERLRQCGVTVVEYETDYSRAVAAGRKQARSDPNMHFIDDENSLDLLLGYATAAGRLKDQFDASGRGVDRAHPLFVYLPCGVGGAPGGITLGLKLVFGDHVHCFFAEPTASPCMLIGLMTGLHDKISVQDFGLSNITDADGLAVGRPSGLVGKTLGALISGSYTVTDKTLYRLLHTMADQESIFLEPSAVAGLSGPWGVLNSSEGKSYLHRQGIVENMERATHIIWATGGGMVPEPVMQLYYKKGSISPAQWSY; via the coding sequence AAACCATTGAACAATGGCACAAGGCACTTCCTTTGATCAAAGAGATTATGGCAGGCAAAGAGGTGTTCTGGATAAATCCGGGGTACCGGTCCGCCGGCACCGCATTTAAATCCATTGTTTTGTCGTGCAAAGATGTGGCCGATGCACAAGCAAGGCTGGAACGGTTTGCCCCGTTTATTGCAAAGGTGTTTCCCCAGACTTGGGAAAATAACGGAATTATTGAATCGCCGTTGCGGCCAATTCCTAACATGGAGGAAAAACTCAATTTGCAGGGAAAGTTTCCTGTTTACGGAACACTTTTGCTTAAATGCGACAACCTGCTTGCCGTGTCCGGTTCCATCAAGGCACGGGGGGGGATCTATGAGGTGTTGAAAACCGCTGAGACCCTCGCGGTGGACAACGGGCTGCTTGACTTGGACGATGATTATTCAATTTTTACAACGGACAAATTTAAACGGTTTTTTTCAAATTACGCCATTGCCGTTGGGTCAACCGGCAACCTGGGATTGAGCATCGGCATCATGGGTGCCGCGCTTGGGTTTAAGGTTGTTGTGCATATGTCCGCCGATGCCGCCCTTTGGAAAAAAGAGCGCTTAAGGCAATGCGGTGTTACGGTGGTTGAGTATGAAACCGATTACAGCCGGGCTGTGGCAGCGGGACGCAAACAGGCCCGGTCTGATCCAAATATGCATTTCATCGATGATGAAAATTCTTTGGACTTGCTGTTAGGGTATGCTACGGCAGCCGGCCGTCTCAAAGATCAGTTTGATGCTTCGGGACGGGGGGTGGACCGGGCGCATCCCCTGTTTGTTTACCTGCCCTGCGGGGTGGGCGGTGCGCCCGGCGGGATAACCTTGGGGCTCAAGCTTGTTTTCGGTGATCATGTCCACTGTTTTTTTGCAGAACCCACAGCTTCCCCCTGTATGCTCATCGGGCTTATGACAGGGCTTCACGACAAGATCAGCGTGCAGGATTTCGGGCTGTCCAATATCACGGATGCGGACGGCCTGGCCGTGGGCCGCCCCTCAGGCCTTGTGGGCAAAACCCTGGGCGCGTTGATCAGCGGTTCATATACGGTCACAGACAAAACCCTTTACCGCCTTTTGCACACCATGGCGGACCAGGAGTCCATTTTTTTGGAGCCTTCAGCGGTTGCGGGCTTGTCCGGGCCCTGGGGGGTGTTGAATTCCTCCGAAGGCAAAAGCTATCTTCACAGACAGGGAATCGTTGAAAATATGGAAAGAGCCACCCACATCATCTGGGCCACGGGCGGGGGG